One part of the Rhodococcus oxybenzonivorans genome encodes these proteins:
- a CDS encoding SRPBCC family protein has product MAKLTVETDVPLTPQDTWDKASNLQEFDKWFVVHDGWRSELPETLTTGTVLSSVVTVKGLRNRVKWTIKEYDAPRRLVLKGDGKGGVKLGLTLEVKAKGGGSEVVFTIELGGAPLFGPIGSGVAKALKGDIEKSLQTFVELYG; this is encoded by the coding sequence ATGGCGAAACTTACGGTCGAGACGGACGTCCCGCTGACTCCCCAGGACACCTGGGACAAGGCATCGAATCTGCAGGAGTTCGACAAGTGGTTCGTGGTGCACGACGGCTGGCGCAGCGAGCTTCCCGAAACGCTCACCACTGGTACGGTTCTCAGCTCCGTCGTCACTGTCAAGGGGCTGCGGAACCGGGTGAAGTGGACCATCAAGGAGTACGACGCTCCGCGGCGACTTGTACTGAAGGGTGACGGCAAGGGTGGCGTGAAGCTCGGCCTCACGCTGGAAGTGAAGGCGAAGGGTGGCGGCTCCGAGGTCGTGTTCACCATCGAGCTGGGCGGCGCGCCGCTGTTCGGGCCCATCGGCTCCGGTGTCGCGAAGGCATTGAAGGGCGACATCGAGAAGTCGCTGCAGACGTTCGTGGAGCTGTACGGCTGA